Genomic DNA from Vicinamibacteria bacterium:
CCCTGGGACGTTTCGAGCGGCTCCATCCGGATGGTCTCTCCGTGGAGCTCGAACTCGACCATACCCGGGCTCTTGTACCGCTCGATATCGCCCAGGATGTTCAGCATCTCGACCTCTTTGAGCTCGGCGTAAGGCTCGAATCGTGCCGTGACACGATAGCTGGGATCGACGGCGAACCACGAGAGTCCTTTGAATTCCTTGCGAATCGGACTATCGAGATCACGCAATCGGATCGCCTTCCGATCCCCGCTGAGATGCAGCCACATGGAAAGCCGTTTGATCGCGAGTGCGTTCTTCTCGCCGGGCTCGAGCACCGAGGTCCGGATAGGCGCTCCGTCCTTCGTGACCTCGACGCCATCGGCCGCCCGAAACGTCGTCTTGTCGCCCGCATGAGAGAAAGTACCGACTAGAGGAGGTGCGGAGCCTTCGGGCAGCACGAAGTCGGCCGTCGGGTCGGCGCCGACCGAGCTTTCCCCGTCCCGGAGCCAGAACAAACCGGCTACCGTCAGCCAGCTTCCGTCCGCCTTGAGGTCGGTCTCGCGCTCCGAACGCCAGCTCTCGATCTCCTTGATGTAGGAGGCATCTTCTCCCGAGACCCAACTCACCATGCTAGCGGCCAAAACGGCAAGTGCGAAGAGACCAGACGGTCTCGAGGCCCCACGTCTTCTCACAGCCCACCTCCACGGTTCAACTTATTACTCTACCTCGCGTAGGCAAGCGGGTCCA
This window encodes:
- a CDS encoding DUF1684 domain-containing protein — encoded protein: MVSWVSGEDASYIKEIESWRSERETDLKADGSWLTVAGLFWLRDGESSVGADPTADFVLPEGSAPPLVGTFSHAGDKTTFRAADGVEVTKDGAPIRTSVLEPGEKNALAIKRLSMWLHLSGDRKAIRLRDLDSPIRKEFKGLSWFAVDPSYRVTARFEPYAELKEVEMLNILGDIERYKSPGMVEFELHGETIRMEPLETSQGLWLIFRDGTSGKETYPAARFLRTGPPENGRVVVDFNKAYNPPCVFNPFTTCPVPVQQNRLKTRVEAGEKDYHKIDS